CGTTGTCTTTGTTGAATGTATTCTTGAAGTCGGTACCAGTCACGTGGGGCACTCAACGATTGATCTGCAGTCCAGCCCTCATTTTTATGTGAAGGTGCCGATGGTCAGATGGGGACGACCCTGTCATCACATCCTGCCGATAGACTTTCCCTGATATTTGAGATCAAACAAATTAAGTGGAACGAATGAAAGGAGTCGCCTGATGTCCGATCTGGAAAAACGCCGCAAACGCGCAGTGGAATATATCCTTGAAAACGAGGCCCTCACATCCGACCTCGAGGACGCCGCCGCGCTCAAGCTCAACGAATGGGGTATGCGTCTGGCCGTCTCAGTGGCCAATGAAACCAGCAATATGAAGCACAATAAAGGCCTTGAGCATATCGGTGAACGCATTCGATCTTTGCGGCGCCTGATGCGGAACATCAACCGCTTGAGCGGTCGGGTGAATCGGCTTGACGAGGATGCCCATCGAGATCGCTTCAAACTCATCTTAAAGCACGCTAAAGAACTGCACGGTAAACGTTTCCCGGATCTATCCAACGAAGAAAAAGAACAGATACTGCAGCGTATTCTTAAGCGGCGCGACAATTCTGTAGACCTAGTGGAGGCGTTAACAACCTTTATAGACGATGCCGCAGGCGACGAGGAGGACAAGAGCGATGCGTGAGTTCCACGGTACTTTTGACAAAGCCGGCAGATACCGGTGGCAGGTTATGTTCACCACACCGGAGAACAACCAGGACATCGATGAAACCAGTTATGATATCAAGGGCAGTATCGCCGAAGCCCTTATCTCGCTGATCGATAAAGCCAAAGAAAGCATCCATATCTGCAGCTTCGAAATGAACCTTGAGGAGGTTGCCGACGCGCTCATCGCGGCCAAGGAGCGGGGGCTGGAGGTGGTGTTTATTACCGACGACGAGCACGGTATAGAGGCCGATGAAGAAGACGGACTCTACTTATTTAGCAAGATGGAAGAGGCCGGTATCGAAATCCACGATGATGCGCGCAGCGGTCTGATGCACGACAAGATCTGGCTGTTCGACAAATCCATTCTGTGGACCGGCTCCTGCAACATCACGGTCAACGGTGTATTTCGCAACAACAACGACGTGGTGGTGCTTTTTTCCGAAGATGCCGCCGCCATCTACGAAAAAGAATTCGACGAAATGCGTGCCGGTGAATTTGGCACCACTTCGACGTCTACTGTAGACGAACAGGCCATCAACATTGCCGGAACCGAGGTCCGGGTCTTCTTCGGTGCGGAAGACGAGGTTATCGACCACATTAGCCCCATTGTGCAGTCCGCTGAAAAAAGCGTGCGATTTATGGCCTATTCCTTCACCCATGACACCCTTGGCGATGCGGTCATAGACCGTTATGAGCAAGGCAAAGACGTTATGGGTATTTTCGAGCTGCGCGGCAGCGAAACCGAGTACAGCGAATTAGGGCGAATGTATGATCTGGGTATGCAAGTCCGTCAGGACGGCAACAGCCGCACCTTCCACTTCAAAAATTTTGTGCTTGATGAGAACACTGTCATGACCGGCTCATTTAACTTTTCCGAAAGCGCCGACGAGAGCAATGACGAAAATCTCCTGCTGATTGGCAATGAAACCATCGCGCAGCTGTACCTGGACGAATTTGATCGCCGCTGGGAAGAAGGCAGCGACTATGAGCCCGATGAAGATTCTTAAGGTAAACCAAAGCTGGGAGCCAGCGAACAAGATATAGTCGTATATCTTTTTGCTATTTTTATCCTTGAAAAAGTGGGCAATTTTAAAATAGAACAGCGGCCTTCTTTTTACCAATGTATCATTCAGCCTGACTGGGCATTTGCATTTTTTTCATGATTTCTTCGAGCTGATTCATTCCCGGTTGAGCTTCGCTTTCCAGTTGTACCGGGTTATTGGGTATTTCATATGCGGTTTCATCCCCCGGGTCATTGCGTTTAAACTCAATCGCTACCTGAACCATGCCGGGCGCTTCAGTTCTCAATGCCAAGCCATCATCGGTATAACAATTGGTCACGCCCATCATTTGGTCACTTTTATAGTCCCTGCATTTTTCTCCGGCGATTGTGCGAACATTGTCTGTCGGCCGAAAACCCCAGGCGCTGAGCATGGATTCGTTGAGGTCTTTGACGCCCTTCCTTTTGACAGATTTTACAATGGACTCATACATGGGATTGCGCACGACAGTTGTTCGCCCGGTATCTAAATCGGTATTATAGATCTTATCTTTTATCGTGACGGACCGGCTATTTTGAACCTGTGTCATACCGCCCGCCGATATCTTTATTTTTTTTGTCTCCGCAGCCTCATTACACCAGTTGCGGCATTGTGAAATTATTTCTCCTTTCATCATCATGCCATCCTGCTTGTATTTAATCCAGAATTCCCGCAGGGGGTGCAGGCGCACATCGTCTGCCCATGCATTGACTGCAAATAAACTGACGATGATAGCCAGAAAAAGGATTCTTCGTTTATCCATTGTGCTCCTC
The nucleotide sequence above comes from Desulfobacterales bacterium. Encoded proteins:
- a CDS encoding phospholipase D-like domain-containing protein — encoded protein: MREFHGTFDKAGRYRWQVMFTTPENNQDIDETSYDIKGSIAEALISLIDKAKESIHICSFEMNLEEVADALIAAKERGLEVVFITDDEHGIEADEEDGLYLFSKMEEAGIEIHDDARSGLMHDKIWLFDKSILWTGSCNITVNGVFRNNNDVVVLFSEDAAAIYEKEFDEMRAGEFGTTSTSTVDEQAINIAGTEVRVFFGAEDEVIDHISPIVQSAEKSVRFMAYSFTHDTLGDAVIDRYEQGKDVMGIFELRGSETEYSELGRMYDLGMQVRQDGNSRTFHFKNFVLDENTVMTGSFNFSESADESNDENLLLIGNETIAQLYLDEFDRRWEEGSDYEPDEDS